The Megalobrama amblycephala isolate DHTTF-2021 linkage group LG18, ASM1881202v1, whole genome shotgun sequence genome segment tcatgaaacagtgttttgaaatcgcccatcttttgttttttttggcgcacaaaaagtattctcgtcacttcataacattaaggttgaaccactgtagtcacatgaactgttttaaatgtgtctttagtagctttctgggcattgaaagtgttaattatcttgctggcaatggaggcctcactgagccattggatttcatcaaaagatatcttcatttgtgttctgaagattaacgaaggtcttacgggtttggaacgacatgagggtgagtaattaatgacagaattttcatttttgggtgaactaaccctttaatctctAGGGTTTCAGTCCTTTCAACATTTCTTTGACTATAATAATCTtttgattaataaatgtttggggtcagttaaattaatacttttattcagcaaggctgcattaaaatgattataGTAAAGACCtgttattttaaactttctattcaccaaACAATCTAAAAAAGCGCAGGttctacaaaaataataatcagcacaactgttttttaacacttataataataagaaatgtttcttaagcactaTATCAGCATATGAGAAGGAAAATTtggctttgccatcacaggaataaattacattttgtatataaatatttttttatatacaaacccgattccaaaaaagttgggacactgtacaaactgtgaatgaaaacagaatgcaatgatgtggaagtttcaaatttcaatattttattcagaatacaacatagatgacatatcaaatgtttaaactgagaaaatgtatcattttaagaaaaataagttgattttaaatttcatggcatcaacacatctcaaaaaagttgggacaaggccatgtttaccactgtgtggcatcccctcttctttttataacagtctgcaaatgtctggggactgaggagacaagttgctcaagtttaggaataggaatgttgtcccattcttgtctaatacaggcttctagttgctcaattgtcttaggtcttctttgtcgcatcttcctctttatgatgtgccaaatgttttctatgggtgaaagatctggactgcaggctggccattggCATACCCGgctccttcttctacgcagtcatgatgttgtaattgatgcagtatgtggtctggcattgtcatgttggaaaatgcaaggtcttccctgaaagagacgacgtctggatgggagcatatgttgttctagaacttggatatacctttcagcattgatggtgcctttccagatgtgtaagctgcccatgccacacgcactcatgcaaccccataccatcagagatgcaggcttctgaactgaacgctgataacaacttgggttgtccttgtcctctttagtccggatgacatggcgtcccagttttacaaaaagaacttcaaattttgattcgtctgaccacagaacagttttccactttgccacaggccattttaaatgagccttggcccagagaaaacgcctgcgcttctggatcatgtttagatatggcttcatttttgacctatagagttttagccggcaacggtgaatggcacggtggattgtgttcacgacaatgttttctggaagtattcctgagcccatgttgtgatttccattacagtagcattcctgtatgtgatgcagtgccgtctaagggcctgaagatcacgggcatccagtatggttttccggccttgacccttacgcacagagattgttccagattctctgaatctttggatgatattatgcactgtagatgatgataacttcagactctttgcaatttttctctgagaaactcctttatgatattgctccactatttttcaccgcagcattgggggaattggtgatcctctgcccatcttgacttctgagagacactgccactctgagaggctctttttatacccaatcatgttgccaattgacctaataagttgcaaattggtccttcagctgttccttatatgtacatttaacttttctggcctcttattgctaactgtcccaacttttttggaatgtgtagctctcatgaaatccaaaatgagccaatatttggcatgacatttcaaaatgtctcactttcaatatttgatatgttatctattttctattgtgaataaaatataagtttatgagatttgtaaaatattgcattccttttttattcacaatttgtacaatatcccaacttttttggaatcgggtttgtattttacAATACTGCTGTTTGTACTGTattattgatcaaaaatatttagCCTTGTTGAACATGAGAAACatatctttcaaaaacatttaaaaaatcttaccaaccaaAATATTTGAGGTTGTTTGgttttgtataatatatatatatatgcatgttatatgtttggcagcATTTCTTTTAATcctaaaagatggagtgtgtagcttttcatttcttaaacaaccatgtagaaAGATACATCATAACATCACAATATTTATTTCCATCGAGAGGTGCATCATTTtctggtcaagatcttgtagtgacaatgcaagaggtgagcactctgtaaagtctcctccagcacatcccaaaaacttgcactgaggttaaggtcaggccagttcatgtgtgaaaatgattcttcatgctccctcccaacaattctttcacaatttgagcctggtgaatcttgacattgtcatcctggaatatggccatggtACATCTTAaaacatggttgtttaagaaataaaaagctacacactccatctttaagggttaaaagaaccgttgtcaaacatataacatgctagaaaaataataattactgtaataatgatccatccatagactcttaagtatttgcctattaaaatccatacagcaactttttttttggccaggcagTGTATAATATACATGTTTATATGTACTCTCAGATAAATAAAATGTGAGTAGCATAATGATTTGTACACTTACTACTTGTGTCAAAGTTCTAGGTTCGTTGTGTTGCATTTTACTCTATGTTAGTACAATGTGTTCCTCATATGATGATGTGATTACTGACCAGATGAGACGATGACTAGCATGTAGGATGAAGGGGTGTAAGTTGAGTGGATTTCATGCACCATCACAGGATGCTGTATGACACTGTCGGCACACAGACAGATTCATGTAGGGTGATTATTTCAACCAGAGGATCAAAATACAACAGACATGTGCTCAATAACAGACACtaaagaacagaaaaaagagtGAAAAAGTCTATTGCTGATAGAAATTCTTGGTATATGGGGAGAAGTGATTCATACTTTGACAATACTAATTACTTTTAAGTTACACAATCACTCATTCTCTCAATCCATGCCGGTAAAGCAGGTTTTTCCTGTTTCTAAACTGAAAGAGCTGTAACTGAAGGTTAAGTGCTGTTTATGAGCATTCAATAACTTGTGTTTATTCTTAGACAGTGCTGTTAGTACAAACTAACTGCAACATCCAACAATAAGCacaagttatatatatatatataatgaaagtgaagaTTGGCGTTTGGTGATTTGTTGCTCTTATTGAACACAATTCATAAAACAATTCAACGAAAAACTgaatgaaaactaaaacaacTCACCAGGCGACGGCCCAAGTGCCAGTCAGCAGTGAATGGACAAGTGACACAGAGAGGTTCCTCCATTTCCACGTCCTCCAGGGGTCTGTGTCCACTATGCTCGGGCTGGGCACAGTCTGCAGGAACCTGTGAAGAATCCTGAAGGTTACAGAAAAGAACAAGACATACAGGGCTGGATGCTTCTGCACTTCATTCAGCCATGTGTCCATCCTCCACACTTTATTCTGTGTCTCTTCTTTTCTCGGACAGCGAGTCCTTCTTATGTTGTTTCCTTGCTGATCTAAACTTTCTGTGCCCTTTCCAACAGTGTCCACATGAATCGCATTCAGATTCTTGAAACAGTGCCTGTTTTCTTCCACTTTTTCCTCGAGTCTTCCTTACACCCAGGCTCTTTGTATGTATTCTCCACCTTCTTGCTCCTTTCTCCACGTGCTGGTGCCTGTCATAGGTGTGGTATCTGTCACAGTACCTGTTTGTTGAACACTGATTGGCTGATAATGAATATGTCTGTGGGAGTGTTACAACAGGGAATGACGGTTGTATCTCCTTCCCTTGAACTTTCTGTGTCCATCTCCCTGTATTCCacaattcaggaaaaacatttgtGCTTGCAGTGATGCAGTTATGTCAACTGTGAGTGaaattgtgtgtatgtgtgtgggtgagtgagtgagtgagtgagtggggGAGCACAATAGAACAATAGAAACCATTTAAACTCACAGTCATACTGCTGTCCCTAATAAATGAAATGGCCTCTGTCCTGCAGCTGGATCAAATGACTTCACTCATACTGTCACAACAGGGAGGAATGACTTACAGAAAACACTTTGTTGTGTTTGGTCAGCTTTCAGTTGTGATATGGGACAAATTATCACTCTACAGTAACTTAATTCATGTTTACTGGCCGTACTTTTGAGGAATCTGAATTACATATTGACTCAACATTGTGCTCAATGCCCTATAAAGTGGCCCCAAAAGTACTGGACATCGTTTGGGACACTTTTagtaacataaatgtttaaatgtcacTGCATTAGATGCGAAATACCGAAAACCAAGTGGCATCAGAGAACAAttgttgctaaaaaaaaattctcagaagtaacatttttgtcattttttagcCAACTGGTGTCATAATGATTTATGAACATGTTCCACTAAAGTCTGAAAACCATAAattgtcacaataatttaataacaaatatgttattaattatatatataattgtggcgaccagggcgggcgagagccgtgagggaacggcgcgaggccgatGGCGCTAGAGTTAACGAGctacacctgggaggcgcaccggccttgagtctctcacggaggagctccgggagcataaaaggaggagggACGACAGTGAACGACGAGAGAGGagcaggcctggactttattttatgttttattatgtttgtgggGCCGGCaaacgtccgcgagggtctgtcagcattactttcgttttgttctttgtttattttatattaaagtatgttgaacgttcgccggttcccgcctccttcttcccatatttacgaactgtgttacattggcctcacggctctcgcccgccctggtcgccacaataatcttgttattttaaataaataccaaTTGGtttactatttttatatattatgttaaaatgattcgtaattatataaattcttcatataggctatataaaagtaCAATTAAATGGAAGTAAAATTGTGGAAagaatttaaatgtttgaatgaaTTGATTAAAAACAGTTCAGACTGAGTTATGACTCTtaggatttaaagggataaaaaaaaaaaaaaaaaattcaagctgttccgaacctgtatggatttctttcttcttttgaacacaaaagaagatattttgaagaatgtcggtaaccaaaatTGTTGATGGCCTCCGTTGACTTTTTTCGCCcgtactatggaagtcaatggggtctagcaactgtttggttaaccatattcttcaaaatatcttcttttgtcaaTTTCCCTGGGGGAAGTCACTGAGGTTAAACAACTCAACAGTGCAAAGTCCGGGGGATTGATGAGATCCTTCCAGAAATACTGAAAGCAATGGGTGTGGAGGGGATGTCTTGGATGACACTCCTCTTCAACACTGCGTGGGAGTCGGGGACAGTTCCCATGGAGTGGCAGACCAGGGTGGTGGTTCCCCTGTTCAAAAAGGGGGACCTGAGAGTGTGTGCCAATTACCAGGGTATCACACTTCTCAGCCTGGAAAGGTGCTGGAAAGGAGGGTGCGGCCGATAGTCGAACCTCAGATTTAAAGATGAACAATGCGGATTCCGTCCTTGTCGTGGAACAACGGACCAGCTTTTTACTCTCACAAGGATCCTGGAGGGGGCCTGGGAGTATGCACATGTCTACATGTGCTTTGTGGATCTGGAGAAGGTGTATGACTGGGTCCCCCGGGAGATACTGTGGGAGGTGATGCGGGAGTATGGGGTGAGGGGGTCCTTTCTCAGGGCTATCCAATGCCTGTACATCCAAAGCGAGAAGAACTGTGTCCAGGTTATCTGCGGTAAGTCGGACTCGTTCCAGGTGGGTTGGCCTCCGCCAGGGCTGCGCTTTGTCACCAATCCTGTTTGTGGTATTTATGGACAGGATATCGGGGCGTAGTCATAGTGGGTTGCGGTTCGGTGGTATGGGAATCTCATCGTTGCTTTTTGCAGATGATGTGGTCCTGATGGCATCATCGGTCCGTGACCTTCAATACTCAATGGATCGGTTCGTAGCCGAGTGTGAAGAAGCTGGGATGTGGATTAGCACCTCTAAATCTGAGGCCAATTAAGGAACTCAGAGTAGAGCTGCGGCTTCTTTGTGTCGAAAGGAGCCAGTTGAGGTGGTTTGGGCATCTGGTTAGATGGGAGAAGGCCACGGGGAAGACCCAGGACTAGGTGGAGATATTACATCTCCACACTGGCCTGGGAACGCCTCAGGATCCCCCAGTGAGAGCTTAGTTAATGTGACTTGGAAAAGGGAAGTTTGGGGTCCCCTGATGGAGCTGCTGCCCCCGCGACCCGACCCCGATAAGCGGttgaagatggatggatggatcttcttttgtgttcagcagatgaaagaaattcatacaggtttggaacatcttgagggtaagtaaatgacagaattttcatttttgggtgaactattcggttgttaagtctgacgtcacgcggcagcgcttccgggtcctaacgctctatctcataccacaagaaaacaacaaatggtgctaatatacatacacgatgtggtgtaatactacaaaaaaattataatcataacctttatctccataccaaaattccagatggccagacaatgattcatcttttataaatcgttaaaatattaatatctgtgacgctgtgagcacggagactgttgtgtagactgtaagtatttaaaatgtttaactttttaaaatgattgatgtttaaaatgaataaatagcgctcataaacggtcgtcgatggcattctcaagtgaaacgagtcgaggcttggacccggaaacggcattccttacgtcacgacttaacaagcggatagggaatttgttccaaacctgtacaaaTTCCTTTGTTCGaatgtacacaaaggaagatatttggaagaatgtttgtaaccaagcagatcttgccCCCCATTGATTACCATAGTAGGGTAAAAATACTGGGGTACGAGGTCTGCTTGGCTACAAACAAACATTcctccaaatatcttcctttttgTTCAGcggaacaaagaaatttatacaggtttggaacaacttgaggttgagtaaatgatgacagaattttcatttgggTGAATTATCACTTTAAGTGCTTTTGTATtaccgtatcatagcaacactAAGCAATTTCAGGCACACCTATGTAAAGCCTTGTGTAATAGGTTGTTTAGGCAGTTTGGATGATATAGGACTGACTGATGTTGGACTGACTGGTGTGTAGAGTTTGCCATCTACTGGTGCAACTGAGAAAGGCAATTCTGCACTATGCTCTATTGTTCTTTTTGCAATGAACTCTTGGATATTTTAGGTAGTAAATCTGTCTGTGTGGTGCAACTGCCTTGACTGTGAATGAATACTGGAGCACAAAGTGAAAATAATATGAATTTCTGTATACTTAACtttcaaatacatttctttgacagaaaaaaaaattaacacttAAAAACCATTGTCCTGAAAGACTTTGATCTTTTCAGTTCAAACCAAATGCTAATTGAGAGACAGAGATGCCAACTGTCACACAGGCTACAGTTCTATTGACAGAGTCATTTGACCCAATGCTCTTCTGGTCAATGATTTAAAAGATAAATACAGTCTTGTTGACTTGTCTCTTGACGTTTGGAGCTATCAGATTTACAGCAACACTTCTTTGGAAACACAGTCTCAAATAACCAACAATGCAGAGaatgttcattttcaaatatgaataaatataatacagAAAGTCAGGCACTGAATGTGATACTGCTTTATAGTAGAATCAAAAGAAGGCATTATCAAATTAGCCAAAACATtcaataatagtttttttttttttttcaagccaAACTACAATACATttcatgtgaaatgttttttttttttacattcaaatatttgtgtaaataaatatattttgatctATTTCAAGATATTTCTCTGGAACGATTATCCACACGATTGCAtccaagaaaaaaatatgattaaatattttgtaaattaggTGGTAATTCTCAGCAGCAAGATTTGAATTTCTGCTGCGTCATGTTCTGTATATGTTGTTTCAATCTTTAAATATTTCCAAGGCTGCTTAGAGTTCATTCAAGTCACAACAGCAAAATAATATTTTCGAAGAAAATGTCTGCGTCATCACTGTACTCAGCAGCAGGCCATTCAAACTACTGCGTCACAGTACAACAGCCTTCAGCAGAGGAAATGAACAATTAAGACAGTGAAGATATTGCTAAACTGCATATTCCAAATATATTTGATACAGTCTCAGCTGATGATGAAGACTCTGGGCCCTTCCTCTCTCATGGGCGGCAGGCTTTCTATGTGCTCTATGAGGATGTGCTTGTCCTCCCTCTTCGACGGGCTCTCCTGACCTAGCGGCTGACAGAGATTGCTCCTCAGATCTTCAAAACATACATTCAAGTCTTTGAAGATGTGCAGCATGCTCACCCCGACCACGATCACCAAGAAGCCCCCGATGGTGCCCACCACATCCACTCCTGACATGGCTCCCCACTCTTTAAACAGAATCACAGAGGTGCTCAGGACCACGGTGGTGAAGAAGACGTAGTAGATGGGGTACACCAAGAGCGTATTGAAGGTGTCCAGTGACTTATTCAGATAGTTGACCTGGATGATGATGGATCCAATTAAAGTCAGCAAAAGAATCCAAGTGAGAGGGTGACGGGCCACCGAAAGGTCGGAGAACATGGTGCGGATCGCAATGCCGAGGCCCTTGACTGAGGACACGGTAAACGCTCCTAGCAGAGAGCAGATACTGATGTAGACTAATATGTTGGATTGACCGAAGCGAGGAGAGACGTAGAAGATCAGGATCAAACAGGCAACAAGTAGGATGCTGGCAAACACCAGAAAACCTTCAGGAGAAGCAAAAAAAGCTGTTGTTATCTATGACAATGTGTTTTAGGTTTCGTAACTAAAGGTTTTGTAACACTAACCAGGATCCAGCAGTTTCACTGTCATTTCTGCAAGAGTCGTCACTTCTTCCTCTTCAGGTGCATGTATAACCATTATAGTGCTTCCCAGTATGCTGAGCATGCAGCCAAGTTTTCCTAGCAGATTCATTGTTTCTCCAAACAAGTGGGAGGACAGCACTGCACTGAAGAgagtaaataaacattaacattaatacCTTTCCATTTAGTTCCAATGAAAACACCAGAAAGAAAAGGCCACTAAAGCTACAAACAGCATTGAAAGGGCCCTTGCACATGGGGCTACCACCACAaggtggccttaggaaaacagagaACAGGTGACATGCATTTAAATGGGTAAATATAGGAGAAAAATAGCAAAGTCATTTTGATGTGCCACACTTCCTATTGCCAACAGGTAGTGCTTTggctataactgaatattgccatgaagatgtcttcaggccaggactattatcaaataTGTTAAGTtcggagcagatcggacattgtatgcctgagttacaacaacttcctgtttcgtggcgttaatcgcatacattagcgcttatccaagtgttgcatgatttaacgtgtctctagcatgtttggtacttcacgGCATAACAAATGTGTtcctgggagtgaattacagtgtaaagcatgccatttcctgttgtcagcaggtggcgctatgactaactgaatattggcatatagatgtcttcaggccaggactcttatcacacgtgaagtttggggcagatcggacattgtatgcctgagttacaacagcttcctctttcatggcgaaacatcagactttgtcaggcaaaaactggttttcagattttgctccaagagacttttttgtaggtattgggctgtttaCATGTGTCTActgaatttcatacttgtacgtgaaacgtagtgtGAGGAGCACttcattgaaattttgtaggtggtgctatcgagccattttgccacacctaattctgaaactcatatcagatgtaaatttttaccacttctgacacgtgtgcaaagtttcatgagttttcgagcatgtttaggtaCTCAAAAATGCGATTAATTTCTGGGAAGAATAAAAAGAAACTGAGctattccaatagggtcctcacaccaccggtgctcgggccctaattacCAGAATTCACTCATACTGAGAGACATTCAAGGTATTCAACTATGATCTTGTGACTTCAGTAGGTAAAGGTGGAGATCAGTGCATGAGATATTCATAGCATATgtttataataatgataatctCATGATGAATTGACTGTTTGTTATTGACAATGTCAACTGACAAATTCTTTGAACATCTAGTGTCTGTTAAAATGACATTTGCCAGAGAAATTACATCATTTGTGCCTCTGACTCTGTTAACCCTTAAACGTTTTTTCAAAAGCGACAGTGAagacaattattattttacaagatttctatttcaataaaTGCTGCtgctttgaactttctattcacagGAATGTCAATACTGCACAACATACTGTAGCGTTACTTGGGGGCTCAGCTAAATTTGATTTAATTACACATATTGCAATTCAGGATGTTTACAATTATAGTCATATGTATTTCAAAGTACACTGGTCCTCTCACTCACAGGCTTGTAAAACAAGCCATTGGTGAGTGTAAATAAGGGTGTGCTGTTACCTGATGAGAACACTGAGAGCTCCTAAAGGGGTCACCACTGTGGCTGGAGCAAACATGTACGCTGTGAAGTTTGCTGCTTCACCTCCacccacttaaaaaaaaagcaggATATTAACTGAGTTTGACGGAAATCATAAAAGGAAGATAACTTACGgttgctttgcattgcacttacTTGTCAAAAGCCCTCCCCACCACAGCCAGTCCTTCAGGTACCCATGACCTCCCTCAGCTAAACAGGTattaaagaacatttatttaaagatcaCGAAACTGGTAATTCTGTGATTATTAGATAAGCACAAACAAACAAGGAACCGGTTTCAACCAATTTCGCAATTTCTGTTCAGTCAAGTAAAATAATTAGCATTAAACCAAATACCCTCATATACATAACTGGTCACTCTAACAGTCTGAACATTGAAGTATAAACATCAAACAAGCTTTATTTTGTCAGAATTTGATGGTGCTTTTAAAGTCTTTGTATTATGTA includes the following:
- the nipal4 gene encoding magnesium transporter NIPA4, with the protein product MKDIHLPSDSCINGSVIRIFCATSASVCVFDTGVSNTSYSVDNSNKNSTVNTAVPAIDKWSNYNFWTGLTLAVLSAFLIGGSIILKKKALLRLASTGETRAAEGGHGYLKDWLWWGGLLTMGGGEAANFTAYMFAPATVVTPLGALSVLISAVLSSHLFGETMNLLGKLGCMLSILGSTIMVIHAPEEEEVTTLAEMTVKLLDPGFLVFASILLVACLILIFYVSPRFGQSNILVYISICSLLGAFTVSSVKGLGIAIRTMFSDLSVARHPLTWILLLTLIGSIIIQVNYLNKSLDTFNTLLVYPIYYVFFTTVVLSTSVILFKEWGAMSGVDVVGTIGGFLVIVVGVSMLHIFKDLNVCFEDLRSNLCQPLGQESPSKREDKHILIEHIESLPPMREEGPRVFIIS